From Spirosoma agri, one genomic window encodes:
- a CDS encoding SCP2 sterol-binding domain-containing protein: MTLQDLTDQIRTKATHADSLNATAKLVTDQGVVYIDATQSPVVVSNDDKPADCDLHVSVDNLIKMGNGDLNPMMAFMTGKLKVKGDMGIAMKMGQVMA, encoded by the coding sequence ATGACCCTGCAAGACTTAACGGATCAGATCCGGACCAAAGCTACCCATGCCGACAGCCTCAATGCAACAGCGAAGCTCGTAACGGATCAGGGTGTTGTTTATATCGATGCAACCCAGTCGCCGGTCGTGGTGTCGAACGACGATAAACCTGCTGACTGCGACCTTCACGTTAGCGTCGACAACCTGATAAAGATGGGCAATGGTGACCTCAACCCAATGATGGCTTTTATGACCGGCAAGCTCAAAGTGAAAGGCGATATGGGTATTGCCATGAAAATGGGTCAGGTGATGGCCTAA
- a CDS encoding sensor histidine kinase, translating into MSLLLRLVLVLWLSCLIASPLSGQPLSGQRVIVLPNDLDQVSLQGSLASFRDSSEKRSILDVIKPVVTSAFQPVTTGVPNFGVITGVKAAKPVWLRFALQNASDQSQNWLAEIDFWCFDELQFFLVNDRHQVLSASPVVGWKTPVAERPINHRHYWFPIKLAAHQHATAYLRMVKHRGTQIVPIELIRASAYESTLQKSYLFWGGVLFTLAFVAVMSFIFFLITLDRIYSKYIFCLLGLVGFFFINDGFMNQFAFQTQFWLPRQNVYFLFPLILFYSQLLFIRTFLPLKNTPSHRWHTVGTVVLWCGVCCLIALIIERFVPYSALMELILVRLFSIFYWFPMPVIVAYIVVSIVRKYHVQEGWLYFVAVAPFYTLNLGQVFANFGLLPTYEPLANFAYYAPTALFEVLVLTVGLAYRYKTNRDQTERLLSERTRQQERAYESEVQTLALKNSLLVEKERIARDLHDNVGAHLAFVVTNLTHISNQAEKQPQLNGRQWSDQLRTIVSYTREAVKLLRETIWAIHQENFTVEEFSERLNQYINRYVQETDGLHVDVQVTSDQAQRLTSTQVLNLFRIVQEALNNVIKHAQATQSTVRLQVRPGGHISLRIHDNGKGFAWVNGAISEQHYGLRNMQTRAEELGGAFRVFAENGTTVEVEI; encoded by the coding sequence ATGAGCCTACTCCTCCGACTGGTACTTGTTCTCTGGCTTAGTTGTCTGATAGCGTCGCCGTTGTCGGGTCAGCCTCTGAGCGGACAGCGGGTTATTGTTCTGCCAAACGACTTAGATCAGGTATCGTTGCAAGGCAGTCTGGCATCGTTTCGGGATTCGTCGGAAAAGCGATCTATTCTCGATGTGATCAAGCCAGTCGTAACGTCGGCATTTCAGCCTGTCACAACAGGAGTTCCAAACTTTGGTGTTATCACCGGGGTCAAAGCAGCAAAGCCGGTCTGGTTACGATTTGCCCTTCAGAATGCATCGGATCAGTCCCAAAATTGGCTGGCTGAAATCGATTTCTGGTGCTTCGATGAACTTCAGTTTTTTCTGGTAAATGACCGGCATCAGGTGCTGTCTGCCTCACCCGTTGTTGGCTGGAAAACACCCGTAGCCGAGCGCCCCATCAATCATCGACACTACTGGTTTCCGATTAAACTAGCTGCCCATCAGCACGCAACGGCCTATTTGCGCATGGTCAAACACCGTGGCACCCAGATTGTGCCGATTGAACTTATTCGGGCATCGGCTTATGAATCTACCCTTCAGAAAAGTTACTTGTTCTGGGGTGGTGTGCTGTTTACACTGGCCTTCGTAGCCGTGATGAGCTTCATTTTCTTTCTGATTACCCTCGACCGTATCTATTCAAAATACATTTTCTGCCTGCTGGGCCTCGTTGGTTTTTTCTTTATCAACGATGGGTTCATGAACCAATTCGCCTTTCAGACGCAGTTCTGGCTACCCCGTCAAAACGTCTATTTTCTGTTTCCACTAATTCTTTTTTATTCGCAGCTGCTGTTTATTCGTACGTTCCTTCCTCTTAAAAATACCCCATCGCATCGCTGGCATACGGTTGGAACCGTCGTTCTGTGGTGTGGCGTTTGCTGCCTGATCGCCCTGATCATCGAACGTTTTGTCCCCTACTCGGCACTGATGGAATTAATTCTGGTGCGGCTGTTCTCGATTTTCTACTGGTTTCCGATGCCCGTCATTGTCGCTTATATTGTTGTCAGTATTGTCCGGAAATACCACGTTCAGGAAGGGTGGCTGTATTTTGTAGCCGTTGCGCCGTTCTACACACTGAATCTTGGGCAGGTGTTCGCCAATTTCGGTCTTCTGCCCACCTACGAGCCACTGGCTAACTTTGCGTATTACGCGCCAACGGCTCTGTTTGAAGTATTGGTACTAACCGTTGGACTGGCCTACCGCTACAAAACGAACCGCGATCAAACGGAGCGGCTGCTCAGCGAACGCACCCGTCAGCAGGAACGCGCTTACGAATCGGAGGTTCAGACACTGGCCTTGAAAAACAGCCTGCTGGTTGAAAAAGAACGCATTGCCCGCGATTTGCACGATAACGTCGGTGCTCATCTGGCCTTTGTCGTCACCAATCTCACTCACATCAGTAACCAGGCCGAGAAACAACCCCAACTGAACGGACGGCAGTGGTCCGACCAGTTACGAACCATTGTAAGCTATACCCGTGAAGCGGTCAAACTCCTTCGCGAAACAATCTGGGCAATCCACCAGGAGAATTTCACCGTCGAGGAATTTTCAGAACGGCTCAATCAGTACATCAACCGCTACGTTCAGGAAACAGATGGGCTTCACGTTGATGTACAAGTGACTAGTGATCAAGCCCAACGGCTTACTTCAACGCAGGTATTGAACCTGTTTCGAATCGTTCAGGAAGCGCTCAACAATGTGATCAAACATGCCCAGGCAACTCAATCCACAGTCCGGTTGCAGGTTCGGCCCGGTGGGCACATCAGTTTGCGTATTCACGACAACGGCAAAGGATTTGCGTGGGTAAACGGTGCTATTTCCGAACAGCACTACGGCTTGCGAAACATGCAGACCCGCGCCGAGGAATTGGGTGGAGCTTTCCGCGTTTTTGCCGAAAACGGCACCACAGTAGAAGTGGAGATTTGA